The DNA window ACACTATTTCTATCGTTGACTAAAAATGGTCGGGAGTAGAGAGTTGAGATATGCTTGTGACAGCTAAATGAAAGGTAAGGTGCGACTAAATCAAGTTCAGTTCATCCCAGATTTAGGGACCTGCAAAGGGGGTTTGGCGGGAAGGGAATGGTAAGCAGAGCATGTACATTCTAAAACTTCGgtctctaaaaaaaaaagagataaggCAATTAGATGTGCTAGCCTAACTACAAAGGGTAATCAATACATATTCTGGGGGAACCAAAGGGTAACCAAAGGGAATCAATACATTCCTTTGCACTACAAAGGGTAACCAAAAAGTAATACATAATCCCACACTTCTCTCATGAAGCAGATCCCTAACTGTAGTGGTTAGTATAAACAGCAACATAACAACTCTAGCCCAAAACACAAAGAGGAAAAGAGCAACAAAGTACAATagagtttaaattttttaaggCACACACCATAGTTTTTTTCAGAACACAAGCTACACACCAAAGGGTGGGTCCCAAAATAGCACAAATCCAGCTTCCTTGGAATTTTTATTTCATGCATGGCAGTTACAGGCaactacaagaaaaaaaatctgaatttagTGGTTGCTTCAATTATGAATGTTCTGAAAAGAGCAGGCATAACCATTTATCCACTAAGGAAATTAAAATGTCACAAGctaagaaaataacaaattgaGTAGAATAACAATACCCCTTCTTTTTCATTGTCCATGCGTATCTTCTCTAGAGCAACTTCTTCTCCAGCTTTCCTTTCTTTGGCCATATATGCTTGGCTGGaaatttgagaggaaaaagaaaaattatggactaaaaagaaaaaaatataaaattaaaagaaaagaaagagggaagCTAAGCATTCCAGAATGATCTGATAACAAAAATACAAACAATAATCAAAATTCATGTAACCATCTAAAAGGCAAAAGAGAACTCAAATCGAAGAGAACAGAACTCAAATCGAAGAGGGGAAGATGATGAGATGGATAGAAACATACCAAAATTTTTTGATACAACGAGATGGGGACAAGCGAAAGCAGAAGCAGGAGAATTACAGAGGTAGGAATGGGAGAGAAAATAGATGAAGTTTGAGGAAGAGAAGCGCTGAAAGCAGTGAATCAGAGGAATGTTGAACTGGAAATATTATTGCTCAGATAATTACAATAAGGATATTGCTATTTAGGAGACAAAAAAGAAACACACTTGACGTACCAGTATATGGCCATCTGCCACAATATGAAATCAAACAGGCTAGCAAATCACAAATATAGGACTTCTTGCTAGCAAAGTTTCAAATGACagaagaattttttttgttgcaatAAGTAGGCTACTTTGCAGTTATAcataaatagataaatttttttgaattacgTTTAATAAGGCTAAAAAAACACTACACTAAGACCTTCCCACAAAGGGGACAAGCACTATGCACGGCATCAGTTTGAAAAAGCACAAGTCAGGGTTCTTTCTTGATGAATAAAATCTTCAAGTCCGATTAAAGATAGAGATAACTGGATGTATTTTTCCCCATTTCAAATCAGAGCTTATAGTGAAGCTAGAATTCAAAGATAAGGCAGTATCCCCATTTCATTATCATTTGTGAACATTGTTGTACCTAATAAGAGCATATACTACCAAAGTTTTAGGACTCACTAAAATTTAGTACATAATCCCATATTCATCTCAAGAATCACTTCTCAAACCAGCAAAGAGGAAAGCATTGAAAGAGCAAGAAGATGGTTCACATCATTGACGAACATAAGCTACATAGCAGACCTTTCCAGTTGAAACCAGCTAAACTCACGACAGATCTAAAACACAAAAAATGGCTTAAAAGAGGAAAGAATGCAGGCTAGCTTCGTAAAACAGATGACGGATgcgattgtaaaaaaaaaaaaagaaaaaacttacaACGAAGGAAAACAGCAACGGCCGGGACAGGATTCAGACCACTCAAACCCAGAGAGCGAGAGAGCAGAGAGTCGATGCTCCTTGCACTGTAAACAGCATGTACCCAAGACGACCACATATTTTCGATCATcgggaacctaaaaaaaaaccTTCTGCCTAAGCGGCAGAGCAACATTGCCagtggaaaagaaagagaagttaGTGGGAAGAAAGCAAAAGCAACAGAACCAGAAAAATAGGGAAACAGGGGCACATGGGAAGCATGTGAAACCTACATCAGATACCCCAACAGTATTCTATACCAAGGTTCAGAACCTCTGCCTAAGCAGCAGAGCAATATTGCCGCAGCAGACAAGAGGGAGTTttctgggaaaaaaaaaactaacgaAGAATGAGGGATCTGTAATAGCCATGAGAAAATcataaaacacaaaacaaaatttaaacctAATCAAAGATTCCAAGCTAGTTCCTTTACATGTCTTATCATTTTCTTTAAAGCTTCTACAATCATTTTCCCATTTCGCAAATAGAACACGAAAATAAAGATCAATCTGCAAATGCCTTATATAGTGCATTtcctaaaatattaaaaaaatttaaaaggaCAATTTTTTTCAAGTGAATCACGCTGATATACCTTGACGGAGATTTTTCGATCGCTCTGGGGTtgcttgaatttcttgaccCTTTTCTTCACTGTCTTCTTCGAAAGCAAAGGCACCGCCATCGCTGCTGATTCTTCTTACGTTTTCCCTCCTTAACCTGCACATTTCACAGACAAATCACAATCAGCTATCCATCTGCAAGCATCTATAAAGAATAGCGCAGCacggggaagaagaagaagaaagctgcGGCGGCTGAAGGTTTGAGAGCTTACTGTGGGTTAGGGTTCTGCGGAGCCACCCAGGTTTGGAATGGAAAAGGTTGTTTGAGACCACATTTAAGAGAAAATGAGAAATTCTGTGGCCTTCACAAGCCAACAAGAAAAGCAAAatcaaaggaagaaggaaaatcaCCGACAAAAGttaagagaaataaaataagcaAACTTAGAGCAAGGAAGCCGCAAACTTAGAAGAAAATAAGCAAAGAACAAAGAGTCTTAAGGGTATTGAAGATTTGGGCATTATAATTTTGGAGAGGAGAAGCGGCGCTGCAGCGGAGAGGtttttgtattttgtgtagcTAACCCTAGGGAGATAAGGAGATAAAACGGAAGTGGAGGCTTTTGTggagaaatgatgaaaaatgttGCGGTCCGTTGCTTTGCGAGCCTCTAAATAAATTAGGGAAACCCGAATTTGTggcaaaagaagagaaagaggaaagaggaaaaagaatgacAGAAGAAAGACAGAGAGAGCAACTGCAGAGAGAAAAGGCAGCGGGAAGAGAGAATGCAGCAGAAGCACATGGGATACTGGCAGCGAGGCCAGGTGGGAAGCTAACGCGCAAGGCGCGAAGGACTGAATGTTTCCAATCCACATGCCGGGCACGTGAGAGGACGACGAAAGTTTTGGCTGAATGCTGGTGGGACGTTATCTACttatgttgaaaaaaaaaaagttttagacGTCTTCAAAATGAAGTAAATGAATCAATAAGACGGAAACCAAACAAACATGTTTCAGAATATAATACGCGGTTAAGATGCCATTGTTGCATCCGATCAAACGAGTGAGAAAATGTCATTTTTAACTCTAGCGCATAATACGATCAGAGCTTATTAACAACTCAACATTCGAATACAATTTTCTGTCACAGTTCACCATGATGACGTTGTCTCATCTCGAGATTTCTTATTTAATCGAACCAATTGAATGGGGGAAAGTCAACAGTTGACCTTCCAGctaactttttttatttttcgttAGGCAGTAATGATGGCATTAATACCATCCATATATGTATTGTCTACATGATGAGAAATGAGGTAGGGAGAACTGTGCGGGCTGAATACTGAAACTATTAACCCCTGCTGAGGTGAACTAATCTCCAAACATTTCATCCTTATAATCAAAATGCTAACCAATGCCGTCTGTGTGTAATTAATTAGTGCACGCGACGTGCCGAGAGAGATGAAAGGGAGAGTTGAATATAGTGCTAGTAGTATAATAAAAATTATGGGCGAAGAATTTCGTGTCAAGAAAGACGTTGCTCACATGAAATTAACGTATAAGAAAAGGATGCATGGAGGGCCGTTGACAATCTTAAATTATAACCTGCAGGCAGAAAGCAACTCTTGAGCAGtgaatctaaaaattatataagcATTCTAAATATATTCACAGGAAAAACTACATTAAACTTCTCTTTCTAATTAATTGCTGAAGCCAGATGATCATATAGAGACATGCACGGATTCTTTAATCAAAACTCTACCAATATTTCTCCTCATCAATCTAATGTAATCGTTGACTTTCCAGttattaggattttttttttttgggtagccATTTCTTTTGACCATGCCCATGGCTAGCCAAAAAGCTACCCCAATCTTCTCCCGTTTCAGTAGTCCTGCATCCCTGGCAAGATCATGAACGCCACAGAAACAAGCCCAGGAGGCTTTATGGGCTCTGGGAACATCGGTGGATTAGGGTACGGTATCGGTGTATCAGTCGGAATCCTCATCCTAATTACCACCATTACTCTCGCTTCATACTATTGCACCAGAAGGTCAGCGACAGTGGTTGCACCGCTTCAGAGAAACCCTCAACAGGACCCGGCTGATCCACAACACCTAGTCGTAGAAGTCGGGCTTGACGAGGCAACGCTTTTGAGTTATCCAGAGATGTTATACTCAGAAGCTAAGGTCAAGAACAACGACTCCACGGGCAGTTGCTGTTCCATTTGCTTGGCGGATTACAAGAACACCGATATGCTGAGGCTGCTGCCGGATTGCGGGCACCTATTTCATCTCAAGTGTGTGGATCCGTGGCTGCGGCAGCATCCCACTTGCCCGGTGTGTAGAACTTCTCCGTTGCCGACGCCGCTCTCAACTCCTCTGGCGGAGGTGGCTCCCCTCGCAACCAGGCCCATTGGATAAATCTTAAAGCCTCATCCTTCAGGTTCTTCTAGGATCTTCTAGCTCCGTAGCCTGTAGATTAAATAGACTTTTTCATTTCGTTTTAGTTGTAGTGATACCTTTTGCCATCACCGAGTTCACTAGTTACTACTCCAATTCTTTGTATGATGTATTTTGCTGCATCTGTACTCTTCTCAATATCGACCAAATTTTATTCAGAAATTAGTTAGTTATTTATCTGAATTTCCCCAGGCGAAAAGCAGGACGAGAGATAGCATATTAAGCATTTGGGTAGGTTGTCCTAACTCTAATAATATTAAAGTGTGAAGGTCCAAGCTCGCAATCTATACCGGTTTGGTTTTGGCTAACTTGCTTGTGATGGTGAACGTTCACATCAACAGAGGCGACGACCCCTGTTATGTAACTAACAAGGATGATAACGAGATTCAAAGAAAGATGCAGAAAAATGATCGTCtctcttagtttttgttatttacatatttataatttattttatcatatagtccAATGAATATGAAAATTGTATGATTAAAATGATGGTGGAAGCATGATACGAttgaaaaatattatttgcacttcattttttttttgtttcttgcagtcttactatttattttatcatacagtctaataaataaaaactatataATTAAAATGATAGTAGAATGtaattaataaaaatgagaatGCAAACAACGTTTCCTATGTAAATTTGTATTTGTAATGctcaagaagtgaaaagggCTAAGCTGCAATTTTGCACTAGTGAAGATTTCGTCTTGTGCTGCCCAGGAATGTATTTCAGCCTCAACGGGGGCGGtgggcttttttttttcggttgtTTTGGGCCGCCGGGCGGTTAAAACATGCCTTGGAAGTTATAAATCGTTTGCATACAGCCCTTATATCAACAATGAAATTCTAATGATTTTTTATAAGAAAgtgatttatttttattaattgaacCAACAGAAATTGGCAGATAAAGTAtctatctatatctatatgtattgagGAAGGGGTTTTTATCAGAGACCCTCTCAATGGCttctaaacttctcattcttttttttagatttttgtatttattttaatacataaaaagagTGGATTATAATCAACcctatcaccaatcaaatttaaaatttagtagtgggttataaccaaccctatcaccaatcaaatttaaaatttaaaacattcttactatctacttcataaaccgtttatactttgttatttttttctggatttttgtatttattttaatacatataAAGTAGTGGATTATAATCAACcctatcaccaatcaaatttaaaatttaaaacattccCACTATCTATTTCATAAACCGTTTATgctttgttatttatactttaaatcctttttactccttaattaaaaacaaatgctcattcgtatgctattttaatacaatgttacatttttataattaagaaatatttatcCCCAAACTAACCCTATACCCACCCCTACAAATGAGCTTTGCAAATTACAATTacgtttcaaaaaaatcacaaatgtgcAACTACATGTAAAGTTGAGGGGATAAAGTGCAACTAAATGTAAAATTAAGGGGTTTActatatttaaccctaaaaaaaatccCAAGAACGGAACAAGTAGTGGGTcatagatttttgtatttattttaatacataaaaagtaatgggttataaccaaccctatcaccaatcaaatttaaaatttaaaacattctCACTATCTATTTCATAAACCGTTTATACtttgttatttatattttaaatctGTTTTACTctttaattaaagacaaatgctcattcgtatgctattttaatacaatgttacatttttataattaagaaatatttattCCCAAACTAACCCTATAACCACCCCTTCAAATGAActttgcaaattacaatcacgtttcaaaaaaatcacaaatgtgcAACTAAAGGTAAAGTgcaactaaatgtaaagttgaAGGGGTAAAGTGCAGCTAAATATAAAGTTAAGGGGTTTACTATATTTAATTCTAGAAAAAATCTCAAGAACGGAACAAGTAGTGAgttatagatttttgtatttattttaatacataaaaagtagtgagTTATAATCAACCCTATCAccaattaaatttaaaatttaaaacattccCACTATCTACTTCATAAACGGTTTATactttgttatttatacttttaattctttttactCCTTTATTAAAGACAAATGTTCATtcgtatgctattttaatacgatgttacatttttataattaagaaatgtTTTCCCCAAACTAACCCTATGACCACCCCTACAAATGAGttttgcaaattacaatcacatttcaaaaaaatcacaaatgtgtaactaaatgtaaagttgaGGGGGTAAAGTGCAGCTAAATATAAAGTTAAGGGGTTTACTAtatttaacccaaaaaaaaatttcaagaacgGAACAAGTAATGAGTTATAGATTTTtgtctagatttttgtatttattttaatacataaaaagtagtgggttataaccaaccctatcaccaatcaaatttaaaatttaaaacattcccactatctacttcataaaccatttatactttgttatttatattttaaatcatttttactccttaattataaacaaatgctcattcgtatgctattttaatacaatgttacatttttataattaaaaaaatatttatcccCAAACTAACCCTATAACCACCCCTTCAAATGAGttttgcaaattacaatcaTGTTTCAAAAAATCCCAAATTGAGAGTCCCTGCATTTCCCCCATTTTTCCACTCCAATTAAGAGTCTTCCAATTTAAGAATTCCACTCCAATTAAAATTCCTCCAAAACATAGAATTCTTATTCAACTTTCTTGTGTGCTCATTCCAATTAAAAGaactttcttgcatttttccCAAGAACTTATTatctcatttaatttttttatggtATCCATCTTAACCCTTAACATAATTCAACTATGAAACATGCCTGCCTACAAGCATTTCAACGGCAGCTAAATTTCAAACTCGCAAGATTACAAAGGAGGAAACATTTGTTTAGAAAATGAAACGTACACCGCAACGATTTCACACAGCAGCTCAAAAAGTTTCAGCAACTTTGCGTTGACGAAAGAGAAATCTTACATCAAATTCGACTTAGTTTGTTTGCAAACTTAGTTTGGATTCTTGGATTTCGATAactatctatatctatatgtattcagGAAGGATTTTTTAGCAGAAACCTCTCAATACCTTCTAAACTTGTCATActtttttttctagatttttgtatttattttaatacataaaaaatagtgggttataacccaccttatcaccaatcaatattcccactatctcACTCCCAGTATCCCACTATCTTAATTCATCCTACAATCACTCCTACAAATTCTCTCCcgtttcccactccaattaagagTCCACTCCAACTATCTCTTAAtgacccatttttttttaattcaaaattgCGTCTTCACATAACACAGGAAAATACCTGAAAGCTATCCCATCCTGATACCAGAACTCCGGTGCTCTTCTTAGTACGCATCATACTTCTTTTCTTGAACCTTCGGCAGACGTCACGAAGCCGGCGGTGATTACCTTTCAATAAGTGACCCTGCTCATTTAGCTATTGATTAGTATTATTGTGTTTTTTCACCTTTGCCCCACTTATCTGCTGTCCCAAATTCAAGTTGTcctattatttaatatattaaaatttttcactcaaaatttgTAGGGAACTCATCTAAAGTTTCCTCACCATGGAATATGCCCGCCTACAAGCATTTCAACAACAACTAGATTTCAAACTCGCAAGATTGCAAAGGAGGAAATATTTGCTTAGAAAACGAAACATATACCGCAACGATTCCACACACCAGTTGGAAAAGCTTCAACAAGTTTGCGCTGACgaaagaaaaatctcaaatCAAATCCGAAGGACAAAATCCAGGCTACACTGATTAAAACGTCGTTCGCATCAAATTAAAAATTCCGGTACCGTGTTTTCTTTAAATATTATTCCCcatattgtaatttttttttattttcgatTATTTCCAATAATATAATATGTCTATAATTTTTTTCCAACCCTTTTACTGATCGACTTAATTAACTTATCGAGTTAATTCCCTCACCCTCTCTCTCggtttcttatttgttttgggttctctattgattttgtaaatgtattgattttgtttcttttgtgagcAGTAGTGGAAGATATTATGTGCAGAGACTCCAGCAGAAATCAACCTTCTTGCGGCCGGCTTAATTTTCCAGGTCAGTCCCCTCTGCCTTTTAAGTatgttttgcttttgctttgttttttgtcATGAATGATATTGCATTGATTTTCTGATCATCCAttatttctgaaatttttttacaaaatcctaTGAACGGTTGTTTGCTTATTGTTACACTGTAAagcaaagataaaaaggtattgCTTGCTTATATAATTGCGGATGGTATAGGTTCATGATTGAGGGTTCTACTATTTCTAACATAAATtgtatattataaaaatttatttgtttgtattactgaaatttttttaattattttttattgcacatttatcacataaaataGGTGTTACGatagttattttcataattttattccaaaaatgatcgtgcatgaaataaaaaaaagattttttgataattaaaaaaaataattaaaaatggtTTATAATTGGAGAAAAACAATTCAGATACTACTAATAACTAAGGCACTATACGCCCATTATTaaaattggattaatttttaatttcgtCAGAAATCCTTTTGGCAAAATTGCATTCtagcctttcttttctttatcaacAATGACAATTACAACTACGTGATTCATCTATCTAGCAACAGCACAATTCAACTCATGGAATAAATAGTTCATTGCTTAAAGTACTTAAACGAAAGGTTAGAGCCAAGTCCTACTTAACACCTGCAAGTAATATATTacaattagaaaaaagaaaatgattcaagaggAGCAAAAAACTCACCAAGCCCCTGACATATGTGCAATCGTCAAGGCACTTTTGAGCATTTAAAACTGCATTCCTTAGTTCAGGTAACCACTTCTCTGTAattgttttcatttgattacaatGCAATTCTATTAAATTCTATTGATGCTATTTCTATATTAATAATTGTATTTTTTCGGTTAACAGTTCTCATACAATGTATCACTATTTacacataaaataaatacataaactattgatttttaatttgatatatattttatttctagatcaaagaaatgaaaaatctaaCTGTCCTCAAGATTGCCAGGCATCCACATCACCAATGATTTTGCGTGATCATGGTAAATATACAGTTTCTTATATCGTCATACTCATCTTACATACACATTTTTTGGCTGCACTATCTTGCTAAATCAACTATAGATACAATACAATACAATTGTATTACAATTGTTCGATTACAATACAATTGTATTACATTCTATTGATGCTATTTATAGACAACTTAGCAATTTTATAGATTagcaatttattttattttatagattACCAATTACTACATGTaccaaaatatatttatatagggATTACTTCATTAACTATGGGTGCTAATAACAATTCAATTGGTGCgtatttttcatttgattagaaCACAATTGTATTAAATTCTATTGATGCTATTCTATATTaactattgtatttttttgttaacaattctcatacaatgataaaaaaaaattctcatacAACCGAAAAAAGATGGTTCTTGAATGATATATACATTCTAttatatttcaaactattgttaaacagatattatattttaattttattggtaaaattttttcacctttatttgttcaccattttatttttttttccaataatgTTAGCACCGTGCATAGCACGGGTATTCCCACTATGTATAGTATTTGATATTGTCATGATGATGGTTTCTGTATCTTTAGGCCAAAAGAGTTAATGTTTCTTATCACAAAAAGATAGTCATTATCTGATTCTTTGTCACTTTGGTCTGCATTGTAATAACATGATCGACACTGTTGttaggtaattaatttcatgtacttttaatttcaacatatttttctgtattgtatataacattttatttgtcaaacagGTACAATGTTGACATACAAATCAGAGATTCCAATGGTAACATGCATCTTAATCTACAAGACAGACATGCACGATTCGTATTTGGTCGTGATGCTTCTTATCTCAAAGAAGGTAGGTAGAATTTCTTGATATATATTTGTTTTTTATAATGCTATTTATAAACTATGTaaaaaaatacactaattttgaatttcgtaCGTACTTAATTCTCAGAAAAATGGTGATAGGTTGTTCAACCAACAAATCAATTCATGCAAAGATCGTGTATTTTCATTTGTAGTACGCACTCCACAAAATTCaactgaattaattaaatcaccaattttggcTTTTGTACTAAAAGTTAATTTGTGTGAAGAATGTTCGCACCTTCatgcaagattatcaaatcgaatgcataatatttgtaagtatttcattttaacaacattcaattacattcatttttgttaatatatcattcattttctaaaataaatttttattatttttttaggaCCTATCTTCTGAAAAAAGGCAGTTCTTGAATGATATGCATATTCtatcatatttcaaactattgttagacaaatattacattttaattgtgttggtacaatttttaaaccttttttattcaccattttatttttactttttcaatAATGCTAGCACCGTGCGTAGCACGGGTATTCACACTAGTAAATTTGTAAGAGGCCTCGAGTCATCTTATTCTATTCCTAATTTCGTGAAAGCCTCCAAACGGTGACTTGTCATCTTGGAATTGCTGCAGGCCGGATGGCCCTGTCCACGATCGTTCGAGCAAATTCTGAGTGCAAGCCCGATCCATCTCGTTTATCTACCTATATAGTAAAAGCGCGAATGGGATTGTTAAGGGTGGTTGTTGTTTTGCAATCAACCTACTATATAACAGAAAGTTTATCAAATAGAGTATTCAAAAAATAGTGCCCAGATACTTAATGAAACAACTTTCAAATGATCAACACAAACTAAAGTTACAAAATCACCAAGGAAAATTAGATATATTAGCTCTAGCAAATACGTAAACGAAGTTAAACAAATTAATCAATCCCTTCATACTTAGGTCTAACAAATTGTATATACATGTTTAGTT is part of the Coffea eugenioides isolate CCC68of chromosome 6, Ceug_1.0, whole genome shotgun sequence genome and encodes:
- the LOC113773157 gene encoding RING-H2 finger protein ATL70-like, whose protein sequence is MNATETSPGGFMGSGNIGGLGYGIGVSVGILILITTITLASYYCTRRSATVVAPLQRNPQQDPADPQHLVVEVGLDEATLLSYPEMLYSEAKVKNNDSTGSCCSICLADYKNTDMLRLLPDCGHLFHLKCVDPWLRQHPTCPVCRTSPLPTPLSTPLAEVAPLATRPIG